The Cryptococcus gattii WM276 chromosome B, complete sequence genome has a segment encoding these proteins:
- a CDS encoding Ribosomal protein L4, putative (Similar to TIGR gene model, INSD accession AAW41556.1), translating to MKRAARLVPAVSQPLRPCARPAYIPRPTPGPSSSPLALHAFRFASTAPPSAPAQPIESPQDLPPNISFEGLAQEADGEIERALAESDANLATWFPTQSGRHEPILLPLSSLASSTPTLPSDSNVVIALPPDVFAQPIRRDILHRCVVWYLSQLRSGTKSTKSRSTVAYSGRKLIPQKGTGKARAGDASSGTRRGGAPIHPIFPKNWAQALPRKVRDLSMRIALSSKLQAGLLRVVPNLNEAGWKGTNEARRALADGLAFPEAEASEKVQATKSDVEPLAKDAVEAVEKVNELEGTIPEVTPSAIEPVSIPRFGPAKDLSVLFLYSPFKPSDEIADFIRVTRNIPGVEVLSTEEVQVYDILKYRWLVMEGEAVDWFGDDVFGVDGFEGFEGTDGVEAVDLAREEALKA from the exons ATGAAGAGAGCAGCCCGCCTCGTCCCCGCCGTCTCCCAA CCCCTCCGCCCGTGCGCCCGCCCAGCGTACATCCCCAGGCCCACCCCCGGCCCCAGCTCGTCTCCCCTCGCCCTCCATGCCTTCCGATTCGCCTCCACAGCGCCTCCCTCCGCCCCCGCTCAGCCCATAGAATCCCCCCAAGACCTGCCTCCTAATATCAGCTTTGAAGGTCTGGCACAAGAGGCGGACGGAGAGATTGAGCGGGCGCTGGCAGAGAGCGACG CAAACCTTGCGACATGGTTCCCTACTCAGTCCGGTCGACATGAACCGATCCTCTTGCCGCTGTCCTCCCTTGCATCCTCTACGCCGACTCTCCCGTCTGACAGC AATGTGGTCATTGCTCTCCCTCCCGACGTGTTTGCTCAGCCCATCCGACGCGATATTCTCCATCGCTGTGTCGTCTGGTACCTCTCTCAACTTCGAAGC GGTACAAAATCTACCAAATCCCGTTCAACCGTCGCCTACTCTGGCCGGAAACTGATCCCTCAAAAAGGAACCGGTAAAGCCCGAGCTGGTGACGCCTCTTCCGGTACCCGACGCGGTGGTGCACCCATTCACCCCATTTTCCCCAAAAACTGGGCTCAAGCCCTTCCCCGTAAAGTCCGAGACCTTAGTATGCGCATCGCCCTCTCCTCAAAACTCCAGGCGGGACTGTTAAGGGTCGTTCCCAACTTGAATGAGGCTGGGTGGAAGGGCACAAACGAAGCCAGGAGAGCATTGGCGGACGGGCTTGCGTTCCCTGAGGCTGAGGCTTCAGAGAAGGTGCAAGCGACCAAATCTGATGTGGAACCTCTCGCCAAGGATGCCGTGGAAGCAGTTGAAAAAGTCAACGAGCTTGAAGGGACCATTCCTGAAGTCACTCCGTCAGCAATTGAACCAGTGTCCATTCCCCGATTTGGACCTGCCAAAGACCTCTccgtcctcttcctctacTCTCCCTTTAAGCCTTCTGACGAAATCGCCGACTTTATCCGTGTCACCCGAAACATTCCGGGAGTTGAGGTATTGAGCACAGAAGAAGTACAAGTGTACGACATCCTCAAGTACCGGTGGTTGGTTATGGAAGGTGAAGCCGTGGACTGGTTTGGCGATGACGTCTTTGGTGTAGATGGATTTGAAGGTTTTGAAGGTACCGATGGTGTGGAAGCTGTTGACTTGGCTAGGGAAGAAGCTCTCAAGGCATAA
- a CDS encoding Hypothetical Protein (Similar to TIGR gene model, INSD accession AAW41555.1) yields the protein MATTPVSTDYGSVTASVTATLFDVIATSISSVSVGDTVYETQTLAGLNDTSLVNGGMGTSEATSDDSEGNYVLNTFIGLFIVLASSVFNALGLNMTKLDHVRQQSIPKRQRKKEYMRLLWLSGMGMYIASQVFGSPLALRYLRPDWVAPLGSSSLVFNFLFAYWLVGTPVTTSDLRGTAVIILGVILIIVFSSINHGLQQSLSIERLNSLWSRPAWLAYFIMVVLFTASAYIVSLLLQSLLASRASFSPLASPSLELPTSRSSSPNPLVKSYKKLTGIWGKFERFAVGKLEVVFQRTDDAKVTWLQGIGWAVAGGSLAGLCLVFTKAVVKIMWLPGHPFVHPSALISLLLVILTAVLQIVCLNRAIVCADTVVVVPLFYAGYTVFGFVNSLVFYDEIKQYARWVLIVVFLSIAVLISGVVLLSLKSSANTSSDPYTVSAQPSGSMRLRPRTPKSEMDAENNGEAAGPSAYRHKEEDDEEYEGISGPGNVLWEVGSVSEHSGDEHEGEEERAGKGVGGVKGGTGERRGLLGEEEQDVHEGEDKEGEDKKGETRNPFDDEDDGFGEYEGVNVEEEQSTERR from the exons ATGGCAACAACACCTGTTTCCACAGATTATGGGTCAGTAACTGCCAGCGTCACCGCCACTCTCTTCGACGTTATTGCCACTTCAATCTCTTCAGTTTCAGTGGGCGACACAGTCTATGAAACACAAACTCTAGCTGGGTTAAATGACACGTCTCTTGTTAATGGAGGAATGGGAACGTCAGAGGCGACATCAGACGATAGTGAGGGAAACTACGTTTTA AATACATTTATTGGACTTTTTATTGTCCTTGCCTCCTCTGTGTTCAATGCCCTAGGGTTGAATATGACCAAATTAGACCATGTGAGACAGCAGAGCATTCCTAagaggcagaggaagaaggaataTATGCGGTTGCTTTGGTTATCGGGAATGGGAATGTACAT AGCCTCTCAAGTTT TTGGATCGCCATTAGCACTTCGTTACCTTCGTCCTGACTGGGTAGCGCCCTTGGGCTCGTCATCCCTCGTTTTCAACTTTCTTTTCGCCTACTGGCTTGTCGGTACTC CCGTCACTACTTCTGATCTAAGAGGAACAGCAGTGATCATTTTGGGTGTCATTCTGATCATCGTCTTTTCCAGCATTAATCATGGGCTGCAGCAAAGTCTTAGTATCGAGCG CTTGAATTCACTCTGGTCCCGACCTGCTTGGCTGGCCTATTTCATCATGGTTGTACTTTTTACTGCCAGTGCCTACATTGTATCCTTGCTGCTCCAGTCATTGCTCGCATCCCGTGCATCCTTCTCCCCTCTGGCGTCTCCGTCCCTAGAGCTCCCTACCTCCAGGTCATCGTCGCCCAATCCTTTAGTAAAGTCATACAAAAAATTGACTGGTATTTGGGGAAAGTTTGAGAGGTTTGCAGTGGGAAAATTGGAGGTCGTTTTCCAAAGGACAGATGATGCCAAAGTGACTTGGCTGCAAGGGATTGGGTGGGCTGTGGCTGGCGGAAGTTTAGCAGGGCTGTGTCTTGTGTTTACAAAGGCGGTAGTCAAAATCATGTGGCTGCCTGGACATCCA TTTGTACATCCCTCAGCCTTGATTAGTCTCTTGCTTGTCATCTTAACGGCTGTGCTGCAGATTGTTTGTCTGAATAGGGCAATTGTCTGCGCTGATACTGTTGTCGTGGTTCCACTTTTCTACGCCGGTTACACTGTATTCGG CTTTGTCAACTCTTTGGTATTTTACGACGAAATCAAGCAATACGCACGCTGGGTGTTGATTGTTGTTTTCCTCTCGATCGCAGTTCTCATCTCTGGCGTTGTCCTTCTTTCGCTTAAATCATCGGCCAACACTTCATCCGATCCGTATACGGTCTCAGCACAGCCATCAGGTAGTATGCGTCTACGCCCACGTACGCCGAAATCTGAAATGGATGCTGAAAATAATGGCGAGGCGGCGGGCCCATCAGCTTATCGTCAtaaagaggaagatgatgaagagtATGAAGGAATTTCTGGGCCAGGAAATGTGCTTTGGGAAGTGGGCAGTGTGAGTGAGCATTCAGGGGATGAACACGAGGGCGAAGAGGAAAGAGCTGGGAAAGGTGTCGGGGGAGTGAAAGGAGGTACAGGCGAAAGAAGAGGTTTAttgggagaagaagagcaggaCGTTCATGAAGGTGAGGAtaaagaaggagaggataAGAAAGGAGAAACAAGAAATCCgtttgatgatgaagatgacggGTTTGGAGAGTACGAGGGGGTAAACGTAGAGGAAGAGCAAAGTACAGAACGCAGATAG
- a CDS encoding Hypothetical Protein (Similar to TIGR gene model, INSD accession AAW41554.1) encodes MSSRPELRLPSPSAVFDKDGGDDLSFAPPRASITATSDFASSYLCSMTKNRLNVFNDGRPSPATPNDGAASPVVGSFTPIFTSNVAGSSSKSIRTSIERRKVPSYKKEAVDAKAAQYDIAGKPRAMRDVKMRKSVKRESSELDPFAHAGQTSSSQVDSSSARKRRRPHDTDNTVESPRLGRMKQEHGGEDQWDGDASFEACQAQLRKQSDKIVRQQMQMDMKANPQQLHQKKRHSLDIPEKTTLKPSQPANASSGKRSKKAKIDPMYKRPARERTHCPKTVMDRLDRAMSQRMFMIERVPCANAPNQVDDFKVLGSTGNVYTVTIGNFPSCDCPDCIKGNSPCKHIIFVFLKVLKVPEHSSVWYQKGLTPAEVQWVFQQAPPAPSGSVAVHSSVRNAYLCATGILPEQATSTSGDNEQFNGKRIEAIGEDCPICYEEMTQQDDVNNKLIYDDSLGGCGRPSHAECFKMWAATTKKNGQHITCVWCRNEWPTGTAGGKGKGKMKEPSYDSMGYLNMASIAGMRRTRDTSTYHRGWRYRNDDSEED; translated from the exons ATGTCTTCCAGACCAGAGCTTCGCTTGCCATCTCCCTCCGCCGTTTTCGATAAGGATGGCGGTGACGATCTCTCGTTCGCCCCCCCTAGGGCATCGATCACTGCCACCTCTGAttttgcttcatcataTCTCTGTTCGATGACAAAAAATCGCCTTAATGTCTTTAATGATGGAAGGCCGTCGCCCGCGACTCCTAATGACGGAGCAGCATCTCCTGTAGTTGGAAGCTTCACTCCCATATTCACGTCTAACGTTGCGGGATCATCGTCAAAATCAATTAGGACCAGTATcgaaagaagaaaggtTCCATCCTACAAAAAGGAAGCGGTTGATGCCAAAGCTGCCCAATATGATATAGCAGGCAAACCGAGAGCCATGCGGGATGTGAAGATGCGCAAGTCCGTCAAGAGAGAAAGTTCAGAGCTCGACCCTTTCGCCCACGCTGGCCAGACAAGCTCGTCACAGGTTGACTCATCTTCCGCCCGAAAAAGAAGGCGGCCCCATGATACGGACAACACCGTCGAATCTCCTAGATTGGGACGAATGAAGCAAGAGCATGGAGGAGAGGACCAGTGGGATGGTGACGCGAGTTTTGAGGCTTGCCAAGCTCAGCTGCGAAAACAGTCAGACAAAATCGTCCGGCAACAAATGCAAATGGATATGAAAGCAAACCCGCAGCAACTGCACCAGAAAAAGCGTCATTCGCTGGATATCCCTGAAAAGACTACGCTTAAGCCTTCACAGCCTGCTAATGCGTCATCAGGTAAACGAAGCAAAAAGGCGAAGATTGACCCAATGTATAAACGGCCAGCAAG AGAGCGTACCCATTGTCCAAAAACAGTTATGGACAGAC TCGATCGTGCGATGTCTCAACGCATGTTTATGATTGAACGTGTGCCTTGCGCCAATGCGCCTAATCAAGTGGACGACTTCAAAGTT CTTGGTTCCACGGGCAATGTATAT ACCGTGACCATCGGCAATTTTCCTAGCTGCGATTGTCCGGATTGCATAAAAGGCAACTCTCCTTGCAAGCATATCATCTTTGTCTT TCTCAAAGTACTCAAAGTCCCCGAACACTCCAGTGTCTGGTATCAAAAGGGTCTGACA CCTGCTGAGGTTCAATGGGTTTTTCAACAAGCCCCTCCTGCCCCTAGTGGTTCAGTTGCCGTTCATTCTAGTGTGCGAAATGCTTATCTATGTGCTACTGGGATTTTGCCGGAACAAGCTACCTCGACATCCGGTGACAATGAACAGTTTAATGGAAAAAGGATCGAAGCGATTGGGGAAGACTGCCCAAT ATGCTACGAGGAAATGACTCAACAAGATGACGTTAACAACAAATTGATTTATGACGATTCTCTCGGTGGATGTGGTCGTC CCTCACATGCTGAATGTTTCAAAATGTGGGCGGCAACCACT AAAAAAAACGGACAACATATTACATGTGTCTGGTGTCGAAATGAATGGCCTACTGGCACTGCTGGCGGAAAAGGCAAAGGCAAGATGAAAGAACCATCGTACGATTCAATGGGATA TCTTAATATGGCCAGCATTGCTGGTATGAGGAGAACACGAGATACTAG CACATATCACCGTGGTTGGCGGTATCGGAACGACGATAGCGAGGAGGATTAG
- a CDS encoding Phospholipid metabolism-related protein, putative (Similar to TIGR gene model, INSD accession AAW41553.1), with product MANELFHAYPPPSRACLLEWLAANLVYTSPSLTIQHMSASSGYRIVAERDMEVGELLLSLPKLSILSQQTASLSALTHLASTPHTILNLSLCLLHEIRLFTDSKFYGYLQSLPRDMGAGLPLFWRIGKGTEVEDGERGLQWLKGTEAEKELCKSEKEGLSLPDVYAFYLHTSHLLPPTSTNPLPSPFLAFVHAYMLISTRAFRIDLYHLTALCPFADLLNHSAIPHTCLASDDFVCYICGSLNICEHDLSRPDGLGENGTPRRLAHLPQVEITRLKNENDNIEMRLERRAEKGEEVFNTYGDISDGRLLVEYGFIGEEFADPGLTWEMEEIFPNSRGLHFNIIGQGWIDLCKQLSSVTCHSDGSSDWIEGVGDVDEGLLCPQEPSDPGLLNLDQSARLSVVMFALCHLRVDKGAIPPDENLIVEHFQNVMPGVVPKLARSWAELQQTGVIKAYQPSTTTIRTAKFVYQLLQSRLNAMHKPQLSQAELLDFRDSLDPVKDKRQILGLTLAINERGLLQSASNKWLQFLSAFEGQ from the exons ATGGCCAATGAACTCTTTCATGCCTATCCGCCCCCTTCAAGAGCTTGTCTCCTCGAATGGCTGGCCGCCAACCTTGTCTACACCTCTCCATCGCTCACTATTCAACACATGAGCGCATCATCCGGCTACAGGATCGTTGCGGAAAGAGATATGGAAGTTGGCGAACTGT TACTATCTCTTCCAAAGTTGTCTATTCTGTCGCAACAAACAGCCTCTCTCTCAGCCCTCACTCATTTAGCCTCGACGCCTCATACCATCCTGAATCTTTCCCTTTGTCTACTCCATGAGATACGCCTGTTCACAGATTCCAAGTTCTATGGCTATTTACAAAGCCTTCCACGGGACATGGGAGCAGGACTTCCCCTTTTCTGGAGAATAGGGAAAGGTACCGAAGTCGAAGATGGGGAGAGAGGATTACAGTGGCTGAAAGGCACTGAAGCCGAAAAGGAGTTATGCAAATCCGAAAAAGAAGGTCTATCACTG CCAGACGTTTATGCTTTTTATCTGCACACGTCACATCTACTTCCTCCCACCTCAACTAATCCACTGCCATCTCCCTTCCTAGCGTTCGTTCATGCTTATATGCTTATCTCTACCCGTGCATTCCGTATCGACCTGTATCATCTCACTGCACTATGCCCCTTTGCCGACTTGTTAAATCATTCTGCCATCCCTCATACATGTCTGGCCTCTGACGACTTCGTTTGTTATATTTGCGGGTCGTTAAACATCTGCGAGCATGACTTATCCCGCCCTGATGGGCTAGGCGAAAATGGGACACCTAGAAGGCTGGCACATTTGCCACAAGTGGAGATAACACGACTGAAAAACGAAAATGACAACATTGAAATGCGTTTAGAAAGGCGGGCGGAAAAAGGCGAAGAGGTGTTCAACACATATGGAGATATTAGCGACGGACGTTTGCTTGTAGAATATGGTTTCATCGGAGAAGAGTTTGCCGACCCGGGTCTTACGTGggaaatggaagagatTTTCCCCAATTCTCGCGGCCTTCACTTCAATATCATTGGGCAAGGTTGGATAGACCTCTGCAAGCAACTTTCATCAGTCACATGCCACAGTGACGGATCAAGCGATTGGATTGAAGGTGTGGGAGACGTCGACGAGGGTCTGCTATGCCCTCAAGAACCCAGCGATCCAGGGCTACTAAACCTTGATCAGTCGGCAAGACTTTCAGTTGTCATGTTTGCGCTTTGTCATCTGCGGGTTGACAAGGGCGCCATACCGCCCGACGAAAATCTCATCGTCGAGCATTTTCAAAATGTTATGCCTGGTGTAGTGCCAAAACTGGCACGGAGCTGGGCCGAGTTGCAACAAACGGGTGTCATAAAAGCTTATCAACCGTCAACTACGACTATACGTACAGCGAAATTTGTCTATCAACTGCTTCAATCTAGACTGAATGCCATGCACAAGCCACAGCTATCGCAGGCAGAACTCTTAGATTTCCGCGAT TCTTTGGACCCCGTTAAGGATAAACGTCAGATCTTGGGGCTAACCCTTGCAATCAACGAGCGAGGGCTACTGCAGTCGGCATCGAATAAATGGCTACAGTTTCTGTCAGCTTTTGAGGGGCAGTAG
- a CDS encoding Golgi to plasma membrane transport-related protein, putative (Similar to TIGR gene model, INSD accession AAW41552.1): MDIDIDRWSEDERMDEDLGGEHMHEEQQDRDSDEVMGDGDGTIDVDEGEEEEEEGIDMDPPTQAEPVDVAPAQTSIFSHPPSEGQDASSRTPELEMRAATPGLLDGEQRNLPQSSAVDDESAAIEPQVAAHFPADSVVLNATYDQDVRQTDGNAEESNIGETGKREHSEEVNDVLAADSTALKEGADHALGRDAPVSIDDPTTDPVQNDSVATSSRTIIASQPDSSVIKEERIVPTSNDVYEDDGEYDDMQDYYDDEPLTPENLPSIILHLPERPLPPSVSPARALFASVESDPGQIPVWLKNRQLELAEASLADVWGAIRAECAKEGLIQSAGDGLVITEKLMDLKMFEDDVNLQSITFLELMNLYHGCDLPEPVQLHLSWESSRFITRFSAIQSELEAAGSRSTSEELVHDQEDQDYDEVKDHKEKKLESIGGDYDDEDEDGYEEFGEREAVYDDEPENIDGNVEDESTEKEDRQAASDEHHDGNSRPSELPITNSKAAVSAAGRDDNENKDDLVEISNNSEADAGAIWPEESEEENPADGLLHETPTAGLPQATERNQADLISESVIDATSMPGDAQADFGAEAEDDGSLYENQVSLEPSKLSFDFRDKDSRVSKDVSSSMTHLSPKVLAAQNTLSSSTISDDSGFVLFSEPDKSTLIVEQAEQSRLSIVVEENNPENAETGAKMEVMVEETIKSVRHAGIGENDADHLSPRFQDGNDVGVMGDKTEEVQIGQPKDALADVEVVPIEDEASNDVEYGAEQELVEAIGDDDEGGYETNEGTLDDDEESKTIRASMPEETVVTPDLVVEDDGTTIAPKRSYDSEGEEGENKRTRKD; the protein is encoded by the exons ATGGACATTGACATCGATCGATGGTCAGAAGATGAGCGAATGGATGAAGACCTGGGAGGCGAACACATGCACGAAGAGCAACAAGACAGGGATAGTGATGAAGTCATGGGTGATGGAGATGGCACGATTGATGTGGacgaaggagaagaagaagaagaagaagggattgACATGGACCCTCCCACGCAAGCAGAACCTGTCGATGTCGCTCCCGCGCAAACCTCAATATTTTCCCACCCACCTTCGGAAGGGCAAGATGCCTCGTCTCGTACTCCTGAACTTGAGATGCGTGCCGCAACGCCTGGATTATTAGATGGTGAGCAGCGCAATCTGCCACAGTCATCTGCAGTGGACGACGAGTCCGCAGCGATTGAGCCTCAGGTAGCTGCTCACTTTCCTGCCGATTCGGTAGTCTTGAATGCCACTTACGATCAGGACGTGAGACAGACAGATGGGAATGCCGAGGAAAGCAATATTGGCGAAACAGGAAAGCGAGAACACTCTGAAGAGGTGAACGATGTCTTGGCGGCCGATTCTACTGCGTTAAAAGAGGGCGCGGACCACGCACTAGGTCGCGATGCCCCCGTATCCATCGACGATCCTACGACCGACCCGGTGCAAAATGACTCAGTAGCCACATCTTCAAGGACCATTATTGCATCTCAGCCTGACTCTTCAGTGAtcaaagaagagagaatCGTGCCCACCTCAAACGACGTGTATGAAGACGATGGGGAGTACGATGACATGCAGGACTATTATGATGACGAGCCACTCACCCCAGAGAATCTTCCATCTATTATTTTACATCTTCCCGAGCGCCCTTTGCCTCCATCCGTATCACCCGCACGCGCGTTATTTGCCAGTGTCGAAAGCGATCCCGGACAGATTCCTGTATGGCTCAAGAATCGACAGTTAGAGCTAGCGGAAGCAAGTCTGGCGGACGTTTGGGGTGCAATACGTGCAGAATGCGCAAAGGAGGGATTAATACAAAGTGCAGGTGATGGGTTGGTAATTACTGAGAAACTTATGGATCTCAAGATGTTTGAG GATGATGTGAACCTCCAGTCGATAACGTTTTTGGAACTTATGAACCTTTATCACGGTTGTGACCTACCTGAGCCCGTCCAGCTCCACTTATCTTGGGAATCTTCCAGGTTTATCACGAGGTTCAGTGCTATTCAGTCAGAGTTGGAAGCTGCTGGAAGTAGAAGTACCAGCGAAGAACTGGTTCACGATCAAGAAGATCAGGATTATGATGAAGTGAAAGATCAcaaagagaagaagctcgAGAGCATCGGGGGCGATtatgatgatgaagatgaagacggATACGAGGAATTCGGAGAGAGAGAGGCAGTCTATGACGATGAACCGGAGAATATAGATGGAAATGTCGAGGATGAGTCCACCGAGAAAGAAGATAGACAAGCGGCTTCAGACGAACATCATGATG GCAACTCTCGACCATCTGAGCTCCCAATCACGAATTCGAAAGCGGCAGTCAGTGCTGCTGGCCGAG ATGATAATGAAAACAAGGATGATCTTGTTGAGATTTCGAACAATAGCGAGGCAGATGCTGGTGCTATTTGGCCAGAAGAGTCCGAAGAGGAAAATCCAGCAGATGGTCTTCTTCATGAGA CCCCTACTGCTGGATTGCCTCAGGCAACGGAGAGGAATCAAGCTGACTTGATCAGCGAATCAGTAATCGATGCCACGTCAATGCCAGGAGATGCTCAAGCAGATTTTGGTGCCGAAGCTGAAGATGATGGTAGCTTGTACGAAAACCAAGTTTCTTTGGAACCCTCTAAACTGAGCTTTGACTTCAGAGACAAAGATAGTCGCGTTTCAAAAGATGTTTCATCTTCAATGACTCATTTGTCTCCAAAGGTCTTAGCTGCCCAGAATACTCTATCAAGTTCCACTATTTCGGATGACTCCGGCTTTGTTCTTTTTTCTGAACCGGACAAGTCCACACTGATTGTTGAGCAGGCGGAACAGTCTAGACTGTCAATCGTCGTAGAAGAAAACAACCCAGAGAATGCGGAGACTGGCGCGAAAATGGAAGTGATGGTCGAAGAGACCATCAAGTCAGTGAGGCATGCCGGGATAGGTGAAAACGACGCCGATCATCTTTCCCCCAGATTTCAAGATGGAAACGATGTAGGTGTTATGGGCGACAAAACAGAAGAGG TACAAATAGGCCAACCCAAGGACGCTCTGGCTGATGTGGAAGTCGTCCCAATTGAGGATGAAGCTTCTAATGATGTTGAATATGGGGCCGAGCAAGAGCTAGTGGAAGCCATTGGAGACGATGACGAGGGAGGATATGAGACAAATGAAGGAACGTTggatgacgatgaagaaagCAAGACAATAAGGGCAAGCATGCCAGAGGAAACAGTAGTGACTCCCGATCTCGTTGTGGAAGACGATGGCACAACGATAGCACCCAAAAGGTCGTACGATagtgaaggagaggaaggcGAAAATAAGAGGACAAGGAAGGACTAA
- a CDS encoding uncharacterized protein (Similar to TIGR gene model, INSD accession AAW41550.1), with protein MAPDAMFRHPPPEPGADFNVVMIGAGNIMFGSDEGPWNHSFRFEHKLGPRLKVTALIDPSIARAEKVLEGKRQSFVESAYKNTKVYKTIEDYHADLKKQGIEDPNAIVVGCPPAYRGGTTKGQDLEIQMLKLFPKTAYFIEKPVGTGTVEAAKEVTQKLIKNGNIVSVGYMLRYLQCVQKMKQIIHDNNLTVMATNARYSCAYEAISKPAWWNKAIDMGPVIEQGTHFCDLSRYFGGDVDMNSVVARSVEWYEEPGKLSKIPIDESKIDEDLRIPRLTSAIWKYENGAVGSFQHAVALQGTAYSCELEVWADGYHMRLVDPYNSPSLFVRRPGDDHEERHSYTDDDPFFSEVSSFIDCIEGGPDPHILSSFEDATKSYELTWAIRMASEASRKHKA; from the exons ATGGCGCCTGACGCTATGTTTAGGCACCCTCCCCCTGAGCCCGGAGCGGATTTCAACGTGGTTATGATCGGTGCTGGC AATATCATGTTTGGCTCCGATGAGGGTCCTTGGAA CCATTCTTTCCGTTTTGAGCATAAACTCGGTCCCCGTTTGAAGGTCACCGCTCTTATCGATCCCTCAATTGCACGTGCCGAAAAGGTCCTTGAGGGCAAGCGACAATCTTTCGTCGAGTCTGCTTACAAAAACACAAAAGTCTATAAAACTATTGAGGACTACCACGCAGATTTGAAGAAACAAGGCATAGAAGATCCAAA CGCCATCGTTGTAGGATGCCCTCCCGCCTATCGAGGTGGTACTACCAAGGGACAGGACCTTGAAATTCAGATGCTCAAGCTCTTCCCCAAGACCGCGTACTTCATTGAGAAG CCCGTGGGCACCGGTACTGTCGAAGCTGCCAAAGAAGTCACTCAAAAGCTCATCAAGAATGGCAACATCGTCTCCGTCGGATATATGCTCAGATACCTCCAATGCGTTCAGAAGATGAAACAGATCATCCATGATAACAACCTTACTGTTATGGCCACCAATGCTCGTTAC TCTTGTGCTTATGAGGCTATTTCCAAGCCTGCCTGGTGGAACAAGGCCATTGACATGGGCCCTGTCATCGAGCAAGGTACTCATTTCTGTGACTTATCTAGGTACTTTGGCGGTGACGTGGATATGAACAGTGTCGT TGCTCGCTCTGTTGAATGGTACGAAGAGCCTGGAAAACTTTCCAAGATCCCCATCGATGAGTCCAAGATCGACGAGGACTTGAGGATTCCCCGTCTTACCAGCGCCATCTGGAAGTACGAAAACGGTGCCGTCGGATCATTCCAGCATGCTGTTGCTCTTCAGGGTACTGCGTACTCTTGCGAGCTGGAGGTCTGGGCTGATG GATATCACATGAGGCTCGTCGATCCCTATaactctccttctctcttcgTCAGACGTCCCGGAG ATGACCACGAGGAACGTCACAGTTATACCGATGATgatcccttcttctctgaGGTTTCATCTTTCATCGACTGTATCGAAGGTGGTCCCGATCCCCAcattctttcttcctttgaGGATGCCACCAAGAGCTACGA GCTCACTTGGGCTATCCGTATGGCCTCTGAGGCATCGAGGAAGCACAAAGCATAA